The Chloroflexota bacterium genome window below encodes:
- a CDS encoding transcriptional repressor, producing MTRFWDKYILITVTIIKEILGGLYLMNRKSKQREAIMRVLKGTKSHPTADWVYAQVKKDIPNISLGTVYRNLKLMKDEGQILELDFAGALARFDGNAENHYHFRCDQCGRVFDVEEPIDKAIDERVARKTGFNVVYHRLEFCGLCSDCQGR from the coding sequence TTGACAAGATTTTGGGATAAGTATATCCTGATAACAGTTACTATTATTAAAGAGATACTTGGCGGGTTATATTTAATGAACCGAAAATCCAAACAGAGGGAAGCGATAATGCGGGTGCTGAAAGGGACAAAGTCTCACCCCACTGCTGATTGGGTTTATGCCCAGGTGAAGAAGGATATCCCTAATATAAGCCTGGGGACAGTATATCGTAACCTTAAGCTTATGAAAGATGAGGGACAGATACTGGAACTGGATTTTGCAGGTGCGTTAGCAAGGTTCGATGGCAATGCTGAAAATCATTATCATTTCAGGTGTGATCAATGTGGTCGCGTTTTTGATGTTGAGGAACCGATTGATAAGGCTATTGACGAGAGGGTGGCCCGTAAGACGGGGTTCAATGTGGTATATCATCGGCTGGAGTTTTGCGGCCTTTGTAGTGATTGCCAGGGGAGATAG